Within the Salvia hispanica cultivar TCC Black 2014 chromosome 4, UniMelb_Shisp_WGS_1.0, whole genome shotgun sequence genome, the region GGATATGATAGATCATggaattaaaacatcataaattataaaattaagagaatagaggttacaaaatttgttaaatgctcATTATCTTATTCAAAGATTAGTCAAAGtgcacattaaaatatttaaataaatattcatgagagttacatattttataataattcaaattcaccccataacttttaaatatatcaaaatatggtcaaaactcaccttttatatatgtatagatttgtATATTTACTCACAAAAGCCATagattttaatactcccttccataaaaaaaaatagaaattatttccttttagGTCTAAAccttaaaatagaaactttcatttttagaaaatttatcctctaataaaatgagactcattttctactaatacaattttctttttatatttctcttactttgccaattttgcataaaaattcGTGCGgtttcaaatgtttttattttttgggaaggaGGAAGTATGAGAAATAATATCGACCAAACTTtgtaactttttcaacaatttagtcaagataattatattcaataaatttttaattattttccaaGATAAATCTTAGTTCATGTAAACATATAGTgtttttgtgaatttaattaattcaaagcTAAAATATGCGCATGGCTTCGACGCATGCGTAGGCGTGTCTTCACaaacatcaattaattaatccttAATTGCAGACGAATCAGGAAACCTTCcctttcattaattaattacatccATCCATATCATATCAACATAATCTATGATAAGAGTAATATCAACTACGCATAGACCTGTTCaatcaatcataaaatacaaaaataaatccaattacttaaaaaaaattcatagttGAACATTCCCCACCAACCCCATGCAATATTTTCAATCCCAACCTTCCAAATTGCAATCCAattccactataaataccacACAATTAATCACACTATTATCCATCAACaattaaacacaattttcTCCTAAAACCCTAGCAAAATGCCTCAAGATCAAATCCATACGATCTCAACATCGACGATCAAAGTCGAATCAACGGCTAGGATCACCCTAACCCCCTCCGATCTCGAGCTTCTATTCCTTGAATATGTACAAATGGGGCTTTTATTCCCCCACCCCACCCCACCCCAACTAACCACCCTCCTCAACCACACCACCTCCCCCACCATCATCCACCACCTCAAAACCTCCCTCCACCGCACCCTCCACTTCTTCCCCACCCTCGTCGGCCGCCTCGCCACCGCCCGGTCCGACTCGGGCGACTCCACGTGCTTCTTCCTCGACTGCGGCCATGCTGAGGGCGGAGCGCTGTTCGTCCATGCGGACGGCTCCGCCCTCACCGTGGCCGACGTCAACGAGTCCTCTGACTCCGGCCCCGGGGTCGTCCCCTCGCTCTTCCCCCTCCCCGGGGCCCGCAACAACGAGGGCGCGTCCCTCCCCCTGCTCGCGGTCCAGGTGACGGAGCTGGCCGACGGCCTGTTCGTCGGCTGGACCGTCAACCACCTCGTCGCCGATGGGACCGCGTTCTGGATCTTCCTCAACTCGTGGGCCGAGATCTCCcgcggcagcagcggcgaGTCGATCTCGAGGCCCCCGATCCTCAGCCGCGACCAGGTGAACCTGGATCTCTGCGGAGTGAAAGACATCTTCATCCGCGACCAGCACCTGATCGCGGCTGAGAAAAACAATTCCACTGCTGATGAGGAATTGAGTGAGAGAGTGTTTCGCCTCACAAAGGAAAAAGTGAGGAAACTGAAAGCAACAGCCAATGAGGAAATGCCAGATGGCAACGGAAAAATATCGTCCCTACAAGCTGTCATAGCTCTGCTCTGGCGAGCCATAATACGGTGTCGTTTAGTGCCAGCTGGCGAGGACACGACGTTCGAGATCCCGATGGGGGCGAGGCAGAGGATGAGCCCGCCCCTCCCGGACGAGTACTTCGGGAACGCAGTGTTCCCGGGGGTCGTAACCCTAGACGCGGGAGAAATATCTGAGCATGGGTTGGGCTGGACCGCGTGGCAGATAAACAGAATGGTGGCGTCCGCCAGCGGCCCAGAGAAAGTCAAGGAGTTCTACTCCAGCTGGGCCAAAGAGCCGAAGTTTCTTCAGTTTGATGCTATCCCAACTAACCACTTCATACTCATAAACTCCCCGAGGTTCGATGTCTACGGGAACGACTTCGGGTGGGGGCCGCCGGTGGCGGCGAGGAGCGGAGGAGGAAGCAGTTTCGACGGGAGGATAACGGTGTCGGCGGGGCTGGAGGAGGGGAGCTTGGACGTGGAAGTGTGTTTGTTGAAGGAGACTTTGTCTGCCATTGCTGAGGATGTTGAGTTCATGGACTTTGTCACGGTGGAAAATTGATTacttaatactactactatgacTAACTTACTTTCTTTGTAATTGCcgaaataaatttattatttttgtttgctgTAATGTTGTATTTGGTTTTGACCAAGTGTTACAAAGTGTTTGGAGTATTGCTATTGTAGTTTGGTGAGCTTTATATCCGTTTAAACTGATCGGTTGACAATTATATATGTGTAACATGTTGTTATAAGTCAAGATTATGAAACTTAGATTTTATCCACTTTGAAAGTTTTAATACATCTATACCTGACGGTGCATTGCATGGGCCACacaatttacattttaaattgtttaaaaatgtattttatatatttgtatagtTAAACAAAATAGAGTGGTAtcaagattttttaaaaaataaaaaaatcatgtatatcaatttcaatataGTTTACTACTACATGTATCGACTCTAAGTAACGAAAACTTAACTTAGAACATAATTATCCGTTAGAGTGTTTACAACTCTTGTTTGTTGTAAGCAAAAATTAATCCCTTTTTCCTAAGCAGAAAACACAAAATCTAGATATGGGAATCTTACTTCTTAATAAACGAGTGATACCAAATAGTGAGCATAACATAAGTCACAAAATGATACTACTATCCTATGTTCTTGTATATAAGTATaaactactacctccgtccattaaaaattgtcccactttaactcagcacgagttttaaaaaatgtaatggaaagtgagttgaaaaagttagtggattgtgagtcctacttttatatattagttttataataaaatgtgagtatgaatgaattgatggaactggcagcggaagcggttTTCAtggattaacataatttaacaattatcaatcacaccaataaatcacataataatcagatctatttagcagattatttagacaaaatctattcgcgtaattcttacatgtatcatgctcataacttgaattaatcatgctttacgaatattgaaacctaaaacatgcttttctaccggagcagaaaaatacctaattaattctccaaagaattgaagatgactAGCTGCTtcttgataaggctaatttcatgcatcggttatatggtgaaaagcgttacattttgctgggtctaacacggtttataagccaggtgtgtgacagaatcgctagatcaaggaggTGCTGAAGGAAATAAtctagcgaaggaatgaagtaaaaaatgagcagaatctaaaggaaaaagaaggcgtgaaggagggagtcagtagctgagggcaacaaagtctatctatacctcgctgggccccactccaacgcctataaatagaagagcatgcaacacacaaatGATCACTCTTTTTCGctcactcttagctcacacacataacacacacttgggaatgggagatctggggtagtttcGGTTCCGAAATGGTTCATTTCTTCAGAAAGTTTCAGTCGCAACACCGTCCGcttgagggcgaagatacaatctctttaaatttcagtttgttttgcactttcacggtcgaacttcacttttgggagtcgattCGGTTGTTGATGCTACTGATTATCTATTCACTTCTGTTTGTTTGCGTTTATCTGTGatttttcaagttgatttacatAGATCCTGCTGTTGAGAGTTCATTTTGACAAGTtatatgtcgatctctgtttttgctGCGGTGGTactcgatctgggaatttggtgatagatctgtggtttgttgattgattggaggttgttgtttaaatctgaagttatgaaatgcttcttttggttggagtttgagtcggacgcttggatccgaagtggatttagcgtctgaggttggatccggagtggatttagcgtctgaggtcgGATCCGAAGTGAGGAGGttgagttgtgcatggatttgaGCAATCCGCTTGCTTTcggttttacttcgtctagcatctgtagatctgtttagttcttcaTTGTTACTCTTTAAAATGGTTTAGATTCGGTCTGCTCTGTTCCGATTTGGttcatgttgtttttattCTGAGTTTTTgcgcaatttggttgaagaagatgatgtcgctgttcgTTAGTACCAGAGTTAGTTGTTttgccagcttttcgtccgtactctgctttttcagtcatggtccccacggtcagtttgtttcccagatctaggtaattagagtagtttcttagatctagtgttTGTTCGGGTAATTTGCGTGCATGCTTTTGTTGtttcgcctaggtctagctgttagcgtagcagtttTAAATTCCCAAGTTAAgtttattttcctcaacccaagaaaaatgcgtggcagcagccaaccccaaaaacaagtccaaatccttgaacatgattatAACGCATCCATCtttgtgggatcgatccctacttccctatactaggtttagtaaagtggttgagggtttttgaaagagtgctctgtgtgtccgacgaccaggattttcCGACGACCAACAAGTTCCTAGACCGcatgatctagtggatttgctggaccaagGAAACTTGTTAAATTCCTTCTGTGCGCACAGTGTATTTACCGAAGAGCATCATGCTTCCCGCTCttttcaaatggcgccgttgccggggaaggatggcgtttattgttattgcgtttaaggatttggtgtaaatattttaatttctgttattttctttctccttgacagtttatgaacgcaggcttccattctggaagttgggcgAGCTCATCTGGGTCGGGGAGTGGCCAATACAAGTGGCGAGTCAAGGAATCTACAtctaccatcaccaccagatcaggaTTGAGGACGGAGGATCCATTCCCGTTCGAGTCAGAGAGTGAAAAATAGTGGAATTCGTCGGGAGAGGAGAACCCGGAGTCATCAACCGAGGAGATCGAGGAGGACCCGAATATGGCTCATCTAATAGATCCCGATCCGGAAATAGGGTCGCTCACCGCACATCTCGATGTGAACCCGCTCATGCTATAGTCTCGAACCCACGACGGAGGTCGATCGATATCAAAACGAATGTACTCGGAGTTCTACCCACGTTCTCTGGGCGAAGGAACGAATGCCcttatgaatttttgaacgagttcagtaaactatgcagcattcaaaagcgacccaacgaggcaacggaggaggactaccgtcttCGAGCAATCCCGTTTGCGCTCAAAGGGGAGGCGAACACTTGGCTGCTAAGGCTCTCaccggactcgatcaacacatggaaggacTTTAAACTAGAGTTtttggattacttttttccgtccaacaagacgaatgccttgaagaaggagattcaggagtgcaagcagagtacgatgagtctctgagttcttattggtcccggttcaaggggctgctggatgcttgtccgaaccacaggatgatagAAGCGGAGACCTACTATCTGTTCTACGAAGGTGCAAATCCTgaatcaaaggacttgattaactcctcgagcgggggaaattttaccaagaataaagcaagtgaagctaGGGAAACCTTGGGAAGGCTGAtcgaggcgaagaaggcctatgataacccgcgaagcatattgaggagagGGTCAGCCAATGCAGTAATGGAACAAgatgacaagaaggtggaagataggATCGATAAACTGGAGAAAGCCTTGCtaaatgcaattgagaaatacaatccgcatgctccagtggaaattgagaaaccTCCTGGTCAAGAGGGATgctccatggaggactcacccaaaCTTTAGATGGACTGACCATGATCAAGGCCAGCCACCCCCACTTCAGCTCacgaattatgcacaccctccggagaggcaatccaactggtcagggaaaggtcaagaggggcaattgcaactggggtacaggaatcaggaccatactaattggggaaataggaatcagaacaatccagggagctcctatgtgccacctcatcaGAGAAACAACCAAGGGAACTAccagaattcccaaccaaatcatcaagggaatcaaggaTCTGGTAACCAATACAACAATCATCAAGGTAATTATCGtcagaaccaaggtcaagggCCAAATTCTAATCAGTTCAGCTCCAGATCACAgaggagtttggatgacatggtccacgacctagtgaattcacagcagttcatgcagagTAACCTGCACTCCAACAATGACGTGGTGCACAAATTACAAGACGCTCAGTCTGAGCATAAAGCCGCCATGGATATGATGGCAAAGCAACTGTCCCAGATCGCAGTCtccttgaatgagatgcggggaaatgaagggaaacttcctgccaccgtcaaaccgccagaccgagcaaacattagtcaaatcaccttgagatctGGGCGGGGTTATGAAGGACCGACGTtggaaattgatgaggaaGTGCCTATGCAGGCTAGTGAAGGAAAAAAGAGTCAGCTGCATCAAGAGGATAGCTCTAGACCCAGGGAAATCCTTGTTCAGGAAGACCTCCAAaagggagatttagggggatccCTCCCTCGATCAAGGGACCCATTCTTCCTAGACCCAGAATCTGAAAAAGTGAGCAAGGAAGGGAACAAGGGAGTTGATGAAACCCAGGCTGGGACTTCCACCAATGCAGTAAAGCGACCAAAGCCATTTCCATACCGAggggaagcaaagaaaaaaaaggatgatgcagaggatctcatggagattttcagcaagttggaaatcaacctgccattcttgcaagccctAAAAATGCCTGCTTtcagcaagttcatcaaggagttcattgcagggaagaccaagccagatgggaagattgtgatcggggagaatgtGTCTGCCGTGATACAAAAGAAGAGGATGCCCTCAAAATgcaccgacccaggtatgttcacattacccatctcTCTAGGGGACATCAAAGTAGaacatgctatgtgtgatctaggggcgtccattaatgttttaccgctttcgaTCTATAAGAAATTGACTGGAGTGAGGATGGTTGCTACCAAGGTAGTgatccagttagcagatagaacttgcatctgccctgaaggagtgttggaaaatgttatagtcaaagtgcatgattttctatatcctgctgatttttatgtgatcaagatgaatgataatgagtctgctgagtctagtggtgtacttttagggagaccatttttgcgtaccgctaagaccattatcgatgtcttcgatggaacgatttgcttggattataatggggaaaaatatacttttagcATAGACGAGGGGATGAAAAGGcctttagatgttgagaaCCTCTATGCTATTGATGTAATTAACCCCttggtccaagaatatcttgagacggaattAATGCAGGGACAAattgacaactcggagttgagccattcAATTGACAGAGAAGTCGTGGgatggtgtgcagcaatgaacacaacAGGATTGACAGATGAGGAACTCACGGAGGCCATTATGGAATTTTGCAGAAGCCCCGAGTCAGCCAAATCTAAGGGATCGGCTCACGTGGCTAGTCTGGAGAAATCTCCTGGGTCTGGGAAGGAGGCATTACCAGAAATTGCGGACAAAAATCCCCtgccccaggagacgaatggaacaaagaaggaactgaagacgcttccaccaggcctcaagtacgcttacttggaggaaaatgagacatttccGGTAATAGTCAACAGCAACCTGACCAAGGAGCAAGAGAAGGGGTTATTGGAagtcatcaaaagaaacaagaaagcaatagggtggactCTCTCGGATTTGGTAGGAATAAGTCCTgatctttgtatgcaccacattcGTTTAGAAGAAGGTGCGaaggctcatcgagatgcacaacggaaattgaatccgaacatgcgagaggaggtcctaaaggaggtgttaaaattgcttgccctagggatcatctactccattccggacagcgagtgggtcagtcctgtccatatggtgcccaaaaagtctggaatacaggttgttaagaatgaaaagaacGAGCTGGTGCCCACTAGACTAGTGACAgggtggaggatgtgcatcgactacaggaagttgaacgaagccacaaagaaggatcattttcctctacctttcattgatcagatgctaGAAAGACTGGCTGGCAAGCAGtacttttgtttccttgatggatacagtggctatttccaaatctacgttaatccagaggaccaagggaaaaccacattcacgtgcccctttggtacctatgcataccgaagaatgccgtttggattgtgtaatgcaccGGGAACCTTCcagcggtgtatgatgagcattttttcggatctgttggaagtatgcattgagatattcatggacgatttcaccgtatacgggaactcatttgatacttgtttggccagccttgatctagtgttACAGAGATGCCAAGAGAAGCATTTAGTATTGAATTTCGAGAAATGTCATttcatggtgactgaaggcattgtcctgggtcacgtggtttctgagagAGGTATACAAGTAGACAAAGCAAAGGTGGATGTGATATCGAAGTTACCATACCCtacgaaccaaaaagaggtGAGAGGCTTCCTAGGTCATGCAGGGttttataggaggtttatcaaggattttgcaaaaatcgcgcaaccactCACTCGGTTGTTAcacaatgatgtggaatttgtctttgacgaaggatgcaaAAAGGCATTCCAGTTGCTTAAGGACAGGTTGGTGTCAGCACCGATTATCAGAGCGCCAGACTGGAACCATCCTTTCGAGATAATGTGTGACGCGAGTGATTTTgctgtgggagctgtcctaggacagaaaattgatggaaaaagctatgtgatcttctatgcttccaagacgctgaatcaggctcagaagaattatgacaccacggagaaggaaatgttggctgtcgtATACTCGTTTGAGAAATTCCGACCCTACCTccttgggtcgagggttatagtcttcacggatcacgcagcaataaagtacttactaGCTAAGAAGGAGTCTAAGCCGAgattaatccgttgggtgttactcttgcaggagtttgattgggaagtaagagacaaaagaggaacggagaatagagtagccgatcacttgagcagaatacaTCAAGGGGAAacagaagaggccatacccgatgccTTCCCCGAGGAGCATTTGTACCTTCTGGAGAAATTTCCTAGACCACTTAATTGGGAAGCAGTTTTAGCTTTAACCGGTCTAGGAGAATCAGATAAAGGGAAGCGCACACTGAACGCAGAACCGTGGTTTGCTGACCTagccaactacttggtcacgggagaaGTGCCAAGTTCGGATgaagtttcccgggcccagaggatgaagattagAAGCGAAgctaaatattacttttgggacgacccttacctgtggaaaatgtgctcagatcaagtgattagacgctgcattcccgaatgggaacaaaaagatgtgttaattcattgccacactttggcatgtggaggtcaCTTTGGACCGAGGAAGACAGCGAGGAAAGTTCTGGACAGCGGTTTTTATTGGCCGACGCTAAATAGGGATGCCTTTGAGTTCTGCCAATGTTGCGAGAGGTGCCAACAGAcggggggaatttcaaggagggacgagatgcctcaggtcccggtgatcgtgtgtgaaatttttgatgtatGGGGAATGGACTTTATGGGACCGTTCCCATCATCTTGTGGGAACacgtatatattggttgcagtagactatgtgtctaagtggatagaagctaaggccaccacaacatgcgaatcgaaggaggtggcaaaatttttgaaggccaatattttcaacagatatGGAGTTCCTCGGGCCATCGTCTCGGATCAAGGAActcatttctgtaatcgcaccatcgaggctctgatgaagaaatatggtgttcaccatagaGTGTCGACTCCGTACCATCCCCAGTCTAATGGCCAAGCGgagatttctaatcgcgagatcaagacgatattggagaagacagttaatccgtcaaggaaggactggagcaagaGGCTCGGTGACGCATTGTGGGCCTacagaactgcttttaaaacGCCTATTGGAATGTCGCCCTACAGGCTTGTATTCGGCAAGATGTGTCACTTACCTGTTGGTATTgagcacaaggcgtactgggcagtgaaAGAGTTGAACATGAAACCTACAGCTTgcgaagaagagaggaagttACAATTGCAAGAATTGGAGGAACTTCGGCTGGAGTCATTtgagtctgccatgtggtacaaagaaaggacgaagttatggcatgataagaatctccgggtcaaggaacttcatGTTGGAACCGGCAGCGGAAGCGGGCGcataaattaatcacataataatcagatctatttagcagattatttagacaaaagctattcgcgtaattatcacatgtatcatgctcataacttgaatcaaTCATGCTTNNNNNNNNNNNNNNNNNNNNNNNNNNNNNNNNNNNNNNNNNNNNNNNNNNNNNNNNNNNNNNNNNNNNNNNNNNNNNNNNNNNNNNNNNNNNNNNNNNNNCTAtgaaatattctaaaaaatgataaaatgattctACTATTAcgaaacagagggagtaagaTATACAAGATAATaatgagaatgagaaaaacagaaaaataattaaataattatatattcatgacgttagaatttgtttttgtttttttttctctgtttcaatcttaattttttatcttttattttttctccgattttctttttatattttctgttttgcataatactagtactatattttatgtgaagTAGATtccttttgaaaattattattattcacaaaattataatatttttattgacttATTGTAAATGGTAAATATCCACAGTATCGACCCTTGTATTGTTTTATCGACAAATGTTACTTCTAACGATGactaaattcttttttcatttagtaTTCGTCCATATGACCATATCTCTTGCAATCTCCAACTGCCTATATTGGAGTTGTTTTCATAGACgtaaacaccaaaaaaaaaactctaggCTTGGGTCCTGACGTCAAAATCTCATCTCTGTCAAAAGCATGTTTAtcttataatttgatttgtgcACGCAATGATGAATTGTATTCTtgatttcttggatttaattagtGGGCATCAATCATCATAAACTTAATCACCACATATTGTGTATTAGTCTCTAAACAGCTTATTGGATAATATGTGCCAGATTGTCAggttatttgaaataaataatactccattagaTGTGATATATAAGTTGATATCATATTGCATCATGCTTCCCCATGACTTCGATTACACTTAAGATAGAATCACAAGAAAACATTAAATAAcactaaataaatcaaattccaGATGTTTGATCTTCCATTATCTGAAATCTGATTCTCTATTAACAcctattattatataaatacacgATCGCCACCGTTCTTATTATAATAATGCCTGCAAAAGTTTACTGCCATttcatgaataaaatatttattttttaaagatataAAAATTGCGACGTAACTACTTATActagaaaatttttaaaaataacaacagtttaggataaaaaaaaaattatttaattaagataaattaactaaatcttttgctttttaggACGCTTATATTTGCGCTCTCTAAGTTTTGTTGGGACACCAACAACAAAGACGTTTTTTTAAAACGTAGGTGGCATATatagaaacacaaattagcACCTTTAGTTGCATTAAAAATGTCCATAATGATTTGTTTGGTTGTAGTGAACTTCTATAACACATGATATTCTAAATATAGTTCACAGGCtactacaaaaaattatatgatcTAGTACGTATTTTGATAGAAACTGTGAACTTTTTTATCtccaaaaaataacaaatacttTCTCCGTCTAGTAATaggaattttgtttttttcagcATGTATTATGAGTTCAAAAAGTTAGTGCAATTTGAATCTTGCTTTTATTATAgcactattatttttattcattattttgacatttttccTCTTCCTTTCTAAaccaacaatttttttcacGTCTGCATTTAATTTTAGCCCCTCTTAGTCCTCCAATCTATGACAACTAAATCAGATTTAGGTGAATTAGGACCTTTGACAATTAATCTTGATTTGGGTGAATTAAATAAGGGCTAAAAGTGGGAAAAATTGTGGCTTAAACGTTTTCTTCATTATTATAGTCCACGCctgcaaaaaaatattcccaattttcaagaatatttataatatgaataaaaacTAACCAACACCAACTAGATCCAACATGTTACACCttcaaaaataatgaaattttcaaattatgttGTCACTATATAAGTACCTTATGTGTTACTTGTTTAATTATACAAACACAAAGAAACACAGCCAAAGAAAGCATCAACGCCGAATTGAGCTATGGCAACTCAATACCTGTGGACCCTCCTAGCGTCGGCCGCGG harbors:
- the LOC125219285 gene encoding protein ENHANCED PSEUDOMONAS SUSCEPTIBILITY 1-like; this encodes MPQDQIHTISTSTIKVESTARITLTPSDLELLFLEYVQMGLLFPHPTPPQLTTLLNHTTSPTIIHHLKTSLHRTLHFFPTLVGRLATARSDSGDSTCFFLDCGHAEGGALFVHADGSALTVADVNESSDSGPGVVPSLFPLPGARNNEGASLPLLAVQVTELADGLFVGWTVNHLVADGTAFWIFLNSWAEISRGSSGESISRPPILSRDQVNLDLCGVKDIFIRDQHLIAAEKNNSTADEELSERVFRLTKEKVRKLKATANEEMPDGNGKISSLQAVIALLWRAIIRCRLVPAGEDTTFEIPMGARQRMSPPLPDEYFGNAVFPGVVTLDAGEISEHGLGWTAWQINRMVASASGPEKVKEFYSSWAKEPKFLQFDAIPTNHFILINSPRFDVYGNDFGWGPPVAARSGGGSSFDGRITVSAGLEEGSLDVEVCLLKETLSAIAEDVEFMDFVTVEN